In one Fusarium keratoplasticum isolate Fu6.1 chromosome 5, whole genome shotgun sequence genomic region, the following are encoded:
- a CDS encoding T-SNARE coiled-coil-like proteiny domain-containing protein, protein MSYGQYSQNPYQQGPAEESGYGQANPYAQNAPVQGDNQYEMQDYNQQPPASSSLSQQEFLNRVQNLRNEIKALTNDVDYIGQLHQRTLSSTDGTANQQLEQYVSQTQIRNTAIKDGIKGLERDLAKTTDSSRTTKNTQLQSLKTFFKSELDKYQSIERDYQQRYRDQIARQYRIVNPDASEDEVRQATEADWGNEGVFQTALRTNRTGHASSVLGNVRARHSELQRIEQTLSELAILYQELATLVEQQEPVIQAAETNAINTVENIEKGNEQVKVANEHARRRRKLKWWCALVVLLIIIAIAVGVGVGVSVAKNSTS, encoded by the exons ATGTCTTACGGCCAGTACAGCCAGAACCCCTACCAGCAGGGCCCGGCCGAAGAGTCTGGCTATGGTCAG GCCAATCCCTATGCGCAGAACGCGCCGGTCCAGGGAGACAACCAGTATGAGATGCAGGACTACAACCAGCAGCCTCCCGCCTCGTCAAGCCTCTCACAACAGGAGTTCCTCAACCGCGTTCAGAACCTCCGcaacgagatcaaggcccTGACCAACGACGTCGACTACATCGGCCAGCTCCACCAGCGCACCCTCAGCAGCACCGACGGCACCGCCAACCAGCAGCTTGAGCAGTATGTCTCTCAGACCCAGATCCGCAACACCGCCATCAAGGACGGCATCAAGGGCCTCGAGCGCGACCTAGCAAAGACCACCGACAGCTCCCGCACCACAAAGAACACCCAGCTGCAGTCCCTCAAGACCTTTTTCAAGTCGGAACTCGACAAGTACCAGAGCATCGAGCGCGACTACCAGCAGCGCTACCGCGACCAGATCGCCCGCCAGTACCGCATCGTAAACCCCGATGCttccgaggatgaggttcgCCAGGCCACCGAGGCCGATTGGGGCAATGAGGGTGTTTTCCAGACTGCT CTGCGGACGAACCGCACCGGACATGCCAGCTCCGTGCTTGGCAACGTGCGCGCCCGCCACAGCGAGCTCCAGCGCATTGAGCAGACTCTCTCCGAGCTTGCTATCTTGTACCAGGAGCTCGCCACGCTCGTTGAGCAGCAGGAGCCCGTCATCCAAGCTGCCGAGACCAACGCTATTAACACGGTTGAGAACATCGAAAAGGGTAAcgagcaggtcaaggtcgCCAACGAGCacgcccgccgccgccgcaagCTCAAGTGGTGGTgcgccctcgtcgtcctcctcatcatcattgccatcgccgtcggTGTTGGTGTCGGTGTCAGCGTGGCCAAGAACAGCACCTCATAG
- a CDS encoding F-box domain-containing protein, with product MASENPKTPEAAIAAGRQHYGAKRFKPALEQFTRAMKLCPCSRQTRRERCSCKDFEKVAQEGGSIFNEAMYTCKCTVGKMFNKCDNKHHIQALDYRAATWEALQELDRARRDAEWILELAPRLPDGYLRLGKIARLQKKHEFAWHVYTAGIEVGNKHQLAESPKFQKLHSARQPLHVRYYRRDPLRNPREIVQRIFQYLDFATIVRCLHVSKGWRQYLTSRGNERFWRALLFTRQFPHRYAPSTASLKKLISYSGNDVRQIVIDSVLRFRLTQQKLNTLLQGSKNLESLVLRGNIEEDLQIPMANGFFKKLNRVFLDEILVGKPHILEPLLTQASESIHNLHIRGLPQVGTTTTFGFPSLPNLQYLRIEEQNKPNPIRLGIWTIAAGAPRIRQLWLSDVQLSGRQPEDTELDEFWPNLNAVIVNGSTDSDPETAETIQKLASIRQGDTLQYVDFDFRWKYDEQGPLGLRMLSNMLNQEPATMDSNEFNHGNQYKNLHSLRLTRALIPPSKLQAVLSDAIEARKLHTLDLVFPLEPFGTPQGSISVEHLRKHAWLRSAESIRCLGIFEFRFRSYPKNDDDLPLPSFLATFPNLEVIEINSAHYEGPEFGTVIEAILKVTHLRKIYQTTVQGIALDQLRGLAAKYKVELVWGERPRQWPLPIEE from the exons ATGGCTTCTGAAAACCCCAAAACACCAGAAGCAGCTATTGCTGCAGGTCGCCAGCACTATGGAGCGAAGCGCTTCAAGCCCGCCCTCGAGCAGTTTACAAGA GCAATGAAGCTGTGTCCCTGCAGCCGTCAGACGAGGCGGGAGCGCTGCAGCTGCAAGGACTTCGAAAAGGTGGCCCAGGAGGGCggctccatcttcaacgaGGCCATGTACACCTGCAAGTGCACCGTAGGCAAGATGTTCAACAAGTGCGACAACAAACACCACATCCAGGCGCTCGACTACCGCGCAGCCACCTGGGAGGcgctccaggagcttgacCGAGCGCGGAGAGATGCTGAGTGGATTCTTGAGCTGGCGCCTCGTCTTCCAGAT GGATATCTGCGGCTGGGCAAGATCGCGCGCCTTCAGAAGAAACACGAATTCGCATGGCATGTCTACACTGCCGGCATCGAGGTTGGGAACAAACATCAACTCGCAGAATCGCCAAAGTTCCAA AAGCTCCATTCTGCAAGACAACCGCTACATGTTCGGTATTATCGCCGGGATCCTCTAAGGAACCCCAGGGAGATTGTGCAGCGCATCTTTCAGTATCTCGACTTCGCTACCATCGTGCGATGTCTCCACGTCTCAAAGGGCTGGCGGCAATACCTCACAAGCCGGGGCAACGAGCGGTTCTGGCGGGCTTTGCTGTTCACAAGACAGTTTCCTCACCGATATGCTCCCAGTACCGCCTCTCTCAAGAAACTCATCTCCTACTCTGGAAACGATGTCCGGCAAATTGTCATTGATAGCGTGCTGCGATTCCGTCTCACACAACAAAAGCTTAATACTCTCCTGCAAGGGTCAAAGAACCTCGAGTCCCTTGTTCTGCGAGGCAACATCGAAGAGGACCTGCAGATTCCGATGGCGAACGGattcttcaagaagctcaatcGCGTCTTCCTTGACGAAATACTCGTTGGAAAACCTCACATCCTGGAGCCACTGTTGACACAGGCTTCTGAGAGCATACACAACCTTCACATCCGTGGCCTGCCGCAAGTCGGAACGACCACGACATTTGGGTTTCCAAGCCTACCCAACCTGCAATATCTGCGAATCGAAGAACAAAATAAACCCAACCCTATTCGATTGGGAATT TGGACCATTGCAGCTGGGGCACCACGTATTCGGCAACTCTGGCTCAGCGACGTGCAACTGTCAGGGCGCCAGCCTGAAGACACCGAGCTGGACGAATTTTGGCCAAACCTCAACGCGGTTATAGTGAATGGCTCGACAGACTCTGATCCTGAAACAGCAGAAACCATCCAGAAGCTAGCTTCGATACGCCAAGGAGACACATTGCAGTATGTCGACTTCGACTTTCGCTGGAAGTACGACGAGCAGGGGCCGCTTGGTCTGAGGATGCTGTCCAACATGCTAAACCAGGAGCCCGCGACAATGGACAGTAACGAGTTCAACCATGGTAACCAGTACAAAAACCTACACTCTTTGCGACTCACTCGAGCGCTGATCCCGCCCTCGAAACTCCAAGCGGTCCTCAGCGATGCCATCGAAGCTCGCAAGCTTCACACACTTGACTTAGTCTTCCCGCTGGAGCCATTTGGCACCCCCCAAGGATCAATAAGTGTCGAACACCTCCGCAAACATGCATGGTTGCGCAGCGCCGAGTCTATCAGGTGTCTGGGCATCTTTGAGTTCAGATTCCGTTCATATCCAAAGAACGATGACGACCTGCCTCTACCAAGCTTCCTGGCTACCTTCCccaacctcgaggtcatcgaGATCAACTCTGCCCACTACGAGGGACCCGAATTCGGCACCGTGATtgaggccatcttgaaggtCACGCACCTGCGGAAGATTTACCAGACCACAGTGCAGGGCATCGCGCTAGACCAGCTCCGTGGACTGGCTGCCAAGTACAAGGTGGAGCTTGTCTGGGGAGAGAGACCGCGGCAATGGCCTTTGCCAATCGAGGAGTAA
- a CDS encoding putative GTP-binding protein — MPRDPLIGLVGKPSAGKSSTLNSLTDASSKVGNFPFTTIDPQRAIGYLQIECACARHHVSDRCKPNYGACVDGRRSVPIELLDVAGLVPGAHEGRGLGNKFLDDLRHADALIHVVDASGTVDAEGKETRGYDPSVDIAWLRSEIVAWVLGNLMQRWGSIRRRHQAIKATATETLQAQFSGYGATSTIVNRALDRCGIKEPLEDWSDETVERVVNAFIDEKFPTVIALNKIDHPDADKNIAKIAKQQDPNTIVLCSAISEIFLRKMAKQGYIKYVEGSEFIDTKEDLIEQGDPTGGGLKDLDEKNRNRIENLKDMVLYRFGSTGVVQVLSKAAELLGLVPVFPVRNTTTFTSGASESKFVFRDCVLVKKGSTVGDVARKIMGDAPIAFVEGAGNIRVSEDDVVAVGKNDILSFKVGRA; from the exons ATGCCTCGCGATCCGCTTATCGGCCTCGTGGGAAAGCCCTCGGCTGGAAAGAGCTCGACGCTCAACAGCTTGACCGACGCCTCCTCTAAAGTTG GCAACTTTCC ATTCACTACTATTGATCCTCAGCGAGCGATTGGCTACCTCCAGATCGAATGCGCCTGCGCCCGGCACCACGTATCAGATAGGTGCAAGCCCAACTACGGCGCATGCGTTGATGGCCGACGTTCTGTGCCTatcgagcttctcgatgTCGCCGGTCTCGTCCCCGGCGCCCACGAAGGCCGTGGCCTGGGCAAcaagttcctcgacgacctgcgCCATGCCGATGCGCTGATCCACGTCGTTGACGCCTCCGGTACAGTTGATGCTGAGGGCAAGGAAACAAGAGGCTACGATCCCTCGGTAGATATTGCATGGCTACGAAGCGAGATTGTGGCCTGGGTTCTCGGCAACCTCATGCAGCGATGGGGATCAATCCGACGAAGGCATCAAGCTATCAAGGCAACGGCGACAGAGACGCTACAGGCCCAATTCTCTGGATACGGTGCGACGTCGACTATCGTGAACAGGGCGCTGGATCGCTGCGGGATCAAGGAGCCTCTGGAAGACTGGAGCGATGAGACGGTCGAGCGTGTGGTCAACGCCTTCATCGACGAGAAGTTTCCGACGGTCATCGCGCTCAACAAGATTGATCATCCAGACGCCGACAAGAACATCGCCAAGATTGCCAAGCAGCAGGATCCAAACACCATTGTGCTATGTTCAGCCATCTCAGAGATCTTCCTACGAAAGATGGCCAAGCAGGGCTACATCAAGTATGTCGAGGGCAGTGAGTTCATCGACACCAAGGAGGACCTAATTGAGCAGGGCGACCCTACCGGCGGTGGTCTCAAGGACCTAGACGAGAAGAACCGCAACCGCATCGAAAACCTCAAGGACATGGTCCTCTATCGATTCGGGTCCACGGGTGTCGTCCAAGTCTTGTCAAAGGCTGCCGAGCTGCTTGGTCTGGTGCCCGTCTTCCCGGTCAGGaacaccaccaccttcaccTCTGGCGCCTCCGAGTCCAAGTTCGTCTTCCGAGACTGTGTTCTTGTCAAGAAAGGCAGCACCGTCGGCGACGTGGCGCGCAAGATCATGGGTGATGCCCCCATTGCGTTTGTCGAAGGTGCTGGGAACATCCGAGTATCTGAAGACGATGTCGTGGCTGTGGGGAAGAACGAC ATTTTATCATTCAAGGTTGGTAGGGCGTGA